Genomic DNA from Manihot esculenta cultivar AM560-2 chromosome 15, M.esculenta_v8, whole genome shotgun sequence:
CATTAACAAAAGGCAGTAAATATATATTGACACAATAAGAAGCTGAAGGAAGAAAACAGAAACTTCAGCCATAAGTATCTTAGCAACATAATCAGAGTAGGAATTATTAGTCTTCTAAGATAAACTATCTACTTATCCTGTACTCAATGTTATATTAATTCTTggacaaggaaaaaaaaatctatggTATTCAATTTTACATAGAGAAAGCAAATAACAGCTACTGAAAGTCATTCACTTTTAGAAGCAAGACCTGTATCCTCCGCCAATTCAGGAACAAAAATTTCAGTTGGTTCAAGACATCCTCTTAACGTGTCATGCCCAAGTTGTGCTGTTTCATTATCTCCAAACCCAAATATCCGCCCCTGGCTAGTGACTGCAACAGTGTGATACAGACCCGTGCTGATCTGAGAAACACGATATGCTCTTAAGCTATCAAGTATTCGAGGTCTCCTCACTCTACCAGATACACCCCTATCAGGAAAACCAAGGCTACCATATCCCATCCAACCAAATCCATAAACATGACCACTATCAACCAGAACAAACGTTTTCCTTTTTCTTGCACAAACCTAAAAATAACAAGCAAGATCATTGATGGGGTCTCCCATGATTTACAATGAGAGATGAGAATAAGCATTAAGGAATGCGTAAGTgcatttttttaactaaatccATTTAATATTCTGCTCATCAAAGCCGCATTTTATGACAAATTCACACAACAAAGGTAATGTTCTCACATTTACTCAAATAAAATAGCTCATTAGAAAGTTGTCAGTCTTAGAGAAACAGGAGCTGTAGATAAACAACTTCAAACCTCATAAACTGAATATGGGTTATCTACTTACTTGAGTACAACAAAAAGCAAAAGAAGGTGAAATTGTTAATAAATCAAGCTCTAGTATTTTTACTTTCATACCAAATAACCATCATAATTTTGCATTGAGCATGCCACAAACCCCTTTTTTAACATATTCTTCATTGTTGAGAGAAGTTAAACGACCCATTTATAGTTACAAAGAAGATGACATCAAGAGAGAATTCTTCCTCCCCTGATGATAAATGATAAGAAGATGGGATCTCCATCATCCATTACAAAGAAGCTTGCAACCGCCTTTTTCATTTATAGTTAGATGCTTATCAGGTATACAGGCCCCATGTGCAAAATTTGATTGTTTTGAAGCAATATTAACATTCTTGGAAGTAAAAAATCAATCCCTAGAAAAAGGGAAATAAAGTAAGGCAATCTGGCTGTCAAGGTTGAATTGACTTGTATCAGTTCAATAACACTAGTAATCCCACCTGAAACCCACCTCTGAATTCACTGAGGAGTCAGCAAGCTTAGTTCAAACTGTTAGGTCATGTCCTTGGCCTGAAAGGTCAATGAGAATGTTTCAAAAGAAGAAACCCTGGAGTCTTCTTTTGATAGTTGAGTTTCAGAAGGGCCTTCCATGAGTTATTTCAGATTAGAGGGTCATCAATTATTTggttttattcaattttaacaTGTCAGGTGGGACTCTGCATACAGATACCAGTGGACTAGGAAAGAAAtcaccagaaaaaaaaaaactgaagggCATTTTACCAATGCTCTGGAACCATTTCCAGTGAGGAGGAGATTACTCAATTCACGAGTGATATCAAATACCCATATTTTGAAGGAACAAGATAGCTATGCAAATTCAACAGCTTCTGGTACACAAATCTCATATGTTTGAGACATCCTAATAAAATTCCTGCCCCTTTAGATGAACAATGTCAATATGTGGACTATAACatatttatgttatgtatgcgtTCTTAATGAAACTGACAGCAATCTGAGATTGAGCAAACCTGCACAGCAATGTGGCTCTTAAGGCTGTTCAAGAGTTCTGGAAGAGTCTTATCAATCTCACCTCCATGGCCCAATGCACCACAATAACCTTTTCCCCATGTATATACCTACAACCACCATAATATGAAATTATGGCTTTTGCTAGAGTTTAGAGTTGGGAAACAAAGCACCATATATAAAAACAgatttcttttaattaagaaaCTAACAAATCCACTGGAATCAAGTGCCACAGCATGTTCATCTCCAGCAGACACACGAACAATGTGAATGCCCTTTCTTCTAAAGGTTTGGATTGCACAAGGCAAGAACTCATTATGCTGTTCTCCATGACCAAGACAAAAATTAGAACCATAACCAAAGGAGTAAACAGCCCCATTATCAGTTACAGCCAAGACATAACTGGGACCAGCTGCTATCTGAACAACAGAGCCAACTCCTTCAAGCAGTTCAATGATTTTGGGTGTTGGTCTATCCACCATGTCACCATGACCAAGCTGCCCATGTATGTTGGTCCCACAGCTATAGACATGACCTTGTCTTGAGAGAAATACAGTAAAGTTAAGTCCCGCAGCAACCTGAAACAAGTCTTGGCtgttttagaattaaaaaaaaaatggtttTAATTGTGACAGATGGTAATAATAAGTATATTCTGTCAAGCACTGCAGTTGAAATATATTCAGTCAGATGAAATATATTGCCTCATGAGTCATGATAGGAGAAAGGATAACAGCCACTAATTAGTTACATACAAGAGCTTCAGCTCCTTCTTTGGGTCAACTTATCAGAAATGACCAAGACATGTTACTGGAAATGCTATCCACCGTAAAATGCCTTAAGAATTCACCCACATTATCTGGCCAACCTCAGAACTAAAACTTGCACCCGTTATTGAAATCCAAAGACGTTTACCATCAAATAAGCAGTGGCCCTTAAGAAGTAAATATGCAAATGACTATTTGATACCGAGTCTAATATCTCATCCAACAAGCTCAAAAACCATGTCTACAAAATCCTTGATACTTCACAAACAATAAGGTTTTggataagaaaaagaataagggagacacacacacacacacacacacacacagagagagagagagagagagagagagaggaaaatGAAGGTATTTTGCCCCTAATAAGTATTAAGGTGGTTATAAATGATCTTTAAACCGAGAACCAAACACTGAAAAGCAACTATATCCATTTTCATGAACTATAGATATTCCAGAACCACTAAATATAGCATATATATAATGCAACAATTAAACAATTTATTCTAAAATGGTAATTAGAATATCCACACAAACACTACACCTGCTTGCAAGGAACGCCCTTCAATGCCTCAATAAGCCTAGGCCTAAATATGGGGCGGCTTGTATCTGGGTGACCACAGCAAAATGATGAATTATCTCCACATGTGAAAACCTAAATCAATAATTGACAATACAAGGTTAATAAGACAGTACTTCccaaaaccaaactcaaaaaaTTCAGAAACCATGTCTTTCAAGTGCCATTCTATACTGCATGCATCTCTCCTGAGGTTACTGAGTGCAATATCAGCATCATTAATGGaataaataactaataaatacAATATGACAGACAACATCAATAAGCATAAAGATACATGCTGCAAGCTCACCAAAATGATCCTTTTACTAAAACATGTTTATATATACAAActtgtttataaaatttaaaattcaataaagataaatattatttttcgaCTTATTTAAGTTTCAATATTTCTTGATGAATGACTTAATTTATGTGTAGAGAAATGcatttactaaattaataatGTATGCTTTTTTTATGTAGTTTTTAGGATAGTAGAcctttttgaattgaattgtAAAATatgaatgttatgtttatgacattttttaataatattttattatttagttttaatatgTTGAAACCCAAACAATTTTCTGGATCTGCCACTGCCGGTAGCATAGATTACTAGGATGTTTGCGACATATAACATGCCACTAGATCAAtctctcataaaaacatcatgcCATTAAAACATCTTGCAAAAGAACACAAATTTCTACATTTGCCTCACTTTTTGGAATGGTAAATATTGACCACTGAATCTAAAACCAATGCTATAGGATGCTATGTCATGCTAGGGGCACAACTGAGCTATGATGAGCCCAAAGCTTAGTAATTAAAGTTCAGTTCATTCATATTACAAGAGCTTGAGCTCTGCTTCAGTAATAATAACAACAAATACAGAACAAAAGATTCATTCTAGTGCCACCAATGATGTCTTTTTCTGGATGGTGGAGGCCAAGCCAATGAGTTCTAagtctgaaaaaataattaaaaaaacccataaactggTTTGATATTTTCTATGCCATCAACATAGTTTGCTCATAAACTTTAATGACACAGAACCTTTCTCTAAAACTTAAGTAGGAGTCCAGTTACTTCATTGATACATGCAACACCCTAGACTAGGTTGGCAATCCCTTGTTGTTTACCATTCCCTTTTGCggcttttcttctttcttcttttctgttTCTCTATCATTcttatctttattttcttttcttttcagggGAGCAGGTGTTTAGAAGTTAAAAAATGTCTTATTGTCTCACTACTGGCTTGGTTCGTTGGCATCCAGAATCAACCATCATTCACATCAAACAACAacatataaatattactttACCTTTTCTCTAAGACCAAAATTAGTACCAATCACTAATTAGCTCAGAGTAGAGCATATTACTAGTGAAATATGAACAGTTACAAACCTTTCCAGACTCCAAAATAAATGCAGCATGATTGTGGGAGGCTGAGACTTGAACCACATGAGCCAAAGATGGGAAACTAATCCTGGTGAATGCTACACATTGTGTGGTTTCAGGACCATGCCCAAGAACACCACACAAACCAAAACCACAAGAATACACAGATGAATTGCTGATCAGCAACGTGTGATACCTTCCAGTTGTAATCTGCATCTGCTAACCAAAATGGAGGGGAAAATGATAAAGTGTCAATAACTCTTCCAGAAGCATCCTCTAAGAGAAAGGGGAAGCAATTGGCAAAAAATGAAAGTACCACTGCAAGAACGAAAAGGTCATCATTCTAAGTAATGCTAAAGCTAAAAGCAATGCTAAAGAAAGGATTTGTTGGTTGGGGTGGTGGGCGGGCAAAGAAATGCTAAAGCTTCCAAGAATAGCTTTTTATCTCTAACAAAAGGATTTCTTTCACACCACTGGGAGCAATGGAAAAACATGTTAATCATAAGAattctaaattttctaaaattcatatttcctttttttattttgtaataagAATTGTAAATATAAAATGCTCATAATCATTTGCTGAAATAAATTGTTAAAGGTAAGGAAAAACAGAAAAGAAACCACACAAAACAAATCAGCCACTTTACCATTGAATGAGGTTACATTATAACCCAAAAATTTGAATAATAAGCAAATACTAATATTAAAGTATCaatatttcatatattaaaCATCCGCCTACTTTTAATATGTACATTTATAGTTGATTCATTTCTTAAAAATGTAAGCATAAAAGCAAATATATCAAAGAAACAGTACATTGCCAGCTGAAGTCTCGACCATGCCAGATGATTCCTCCACAGCCTGCAAGAACCTCCAGGCTCGCTTCCAATTGCCTCCACACCGATCAAACAATTCTTTCTGGGCATTCCGTGCCATCCCATTATAAATGCATGTGAGACACACAGCTGAAATGCTGCAAAATCTACCATTGACTTGAACTTGTGAGGGTACAAACCATGGCTCCCTCCAACTGTCTTAGAAGTTAACTCTAAACAAACAAGATCAACGGCACTAAGCTTGCCTGCTATCAGTATCTCCAAAATCAAATGTGATGGCAGTTCCTCAATTGAGACCCGCCTATACCTATCTGCCATTTTTGTCAATCCTTCAGTTTCCGCTTCCGCAGTTAAAACCCACAAACCTTTTTATCCTATATTCAAGGATTACTCACTAAAGTAAGCTCCAGTGACGGGAAAACTAAAGCAAAGGCGTCAAATTTTCAGGCGAAACCTAAAGTATTCGAAGCCACATATAAAGAAAACAACATCAGAGGGAAGGAAAATCGATGAAAAAGTGTACAAGAAAGGGGGCCCAGATGAAAAGTTCACGGGTTTTTGGTTCAATGATAGAAAATAAAACATCAGAAGGGACAATTCACACAAACACCCAAAGAGATTTATCGTAAATTTTGTGAAAACGTAAGGCCGGACCTGCAAATGAAATACAATTCAATCAGACAAAATCAATttagcacagcaagaacaaacgATTACACCTAAGTTTGATAAAACGAATTCAAAAGAGAACGAACTGAGGGGTATATTATACAAATAATTAATGAGTTCTTATAATAAAGCAGACAATTAGTGGTAAGTTACCAGCAAAAGCAATACAAATGGAGCTTTTCGGTGCCGATCTCGCCTTTTAAAACCGAAATGTAGCAAATTGAGCTCAAGAAGACAGTAAACGAGAGGAAATAAAAAAGGGGAAATGAAAAGAGAATTAGGGAAACCAAAAAGAGAAGGCAACAATAGAAAAAGGAATACAGTGGTTTAGATTCTACGCGTTGACATAGAAGTAGGCCACATTCCCATAGCTGTCGTTGCTTTCTCTCTCTAGACTTTGTGAATGCGTGAGCGTGATTCCAGATTCTATGGGTTTTCCTTCTCTCTCTACAGAGATGTTGTAATTTGAAGGAATTAGGGCGCGGATTTGAATTAGAAACAAGGAGAAGAAGCATGTGTCTCTCACCCTCTTCTCTTCTATGGACTCAATTTGCTGTCCTTCTCTTCCTGTTGACACGTGGATGTCTTTTGCTCGGCAGGTGGAAATATTTAATTGGCTTTGTAACCCTAATGGGAAATTTTTTAGTCCAGGAGACTGCGGGCGTGTTTGTGTCAGCTTTTTGTTTTTGCCCAGTTCCGCTATTTGTACAGAAAAATTTCTGAAAAACTCTGGAAATCTATTCAAATATGATCCAGCGCCCAGCGGACAGctaaaggaaggaggaggaggaagaggtaCATGGAACATTTTTCAATCactttttaatttgttgttgaAGATTGCATGCTTGAATCTGTACCTTAATATTTGCTCTtcaattgagttttttttttttcttttttttttgttgctgCAGTATCTCATGAAACAATGATGAAATAAATTTAGGTATGCCAGTGGTTTTGGCTAATTAATATTTAGCAATTAGACCCAGAGATTTTTTTTTGGAAGAGAACGATTTAAAGCtgatggttttatttgagggtttTAGTCTCAAGCGTTTACCTTTCGGACTCTCTACCCTTTTGAAAAACTGATGATTGTTGTAATTGGACTCTCAAGGGTTTGCCGTATCTTCTCTGGGTTGGGAAACTCTGTTCAACCTACTGGTTCGGTGTGGGTATAGTTCAAACTCTGTTTTTATTGTGACTATGTTTATGTGAGTTTGAATCTGTTTCTTTTTGACATGTTTGTTTTTGTGGTCATAATGCATTTTTTTGAGCTCAATCCATGGATTTGTGGGAGCTATGCTGTTAATATTTGATATAGATGTGTCCAATGCAACATTGCTAAAAGGCCTTGAAATAGCTGAATCTATTCTCTGATTATGCATAtgtttcctttttgtttaaTCAAGCTGTTTGTCATAGGATGGGTACAGTTGAGCTACATAGTAATGTTATTAACATCTTTAAATAGCCAAGCTTACCCTTCTTCAATATTATGGATGGTTGATACAAAATGGAGAGTCCTTGCCTTTTAATTTGCATTTTTCCTTCATACAATAATTTCAGAACCTTTGGATTAAAGACTAATTTGGTTACAGACAGTTTTAGGGAGTAGGCAGCGAGTTGAACTGCTTTCTACAGATTATGTTTCTCATGATGATGTTGGTTTCAcagtttaaataaatttaggGTGTTTCTGCTATTATACAAGATGTCTTAATGCCATAGTTTTACTgtaaattttcaattcattGGTTCGCTGATATGTCATGATTTAACTTTGGCTTATGCAATGCTCCTATGTCATTTCAAAAGAATAGAGAGTTCATTGAGGGGCCTCTTGAACTATACTTGTTTTTTTAAAGTTCAATTTACAGTGTTTAATAATAAGTAATTCTGAGAGGGGCCCTTTTGGATTACTTATTGTTATTATctctcattatttatttattttttaaatttaaagtttttctcTAAATATGGGGAAGAGAATGCTTATAAAGTTTATATAGGCCAGGATGACATTTGTTTTTATTCAGGTTGCGTTCTGTTGAAAATGGGAAACCCTCAAGTGTAGGGGAGACTTTGCCGAATTCCACGGATTTATAAGTAATccgagtttttttttaaatgaataataaaattaaattaatatgagtTATGGTTGGTTATTAATTGAACTGATAATAAGATTTTGGTTCATCAAGTAGGGGGCCCTACTGATGAGCTGCATCTTCTAGGTTACAATTAAAGTGTATCTTTCAATTAGGGGGCCTAATTGGGAGGTATTAAATTAGAATcactaataatttaatttccctTTCTATTTGTGTAATTTTTTCTTACTTGCTTATGATTTCGATTTTTTTAGTAAATAATGAATTTGTATATAATCAAataagtttttttcttttaaaatcaaccttcaaataattaaattaatatgggTTGAAATCATCTGTTAATTTAGCTGATGATAGGATTTCGGTTTATTTAGGGAGCCCTCCTAGTGAATCAAAACTCTTTAGGCAACAATTATTATCTGCCTTACAATTAAGGGCCTAACTGTGATGTTTGAGAATTAGAacctataataatttaattgtacTAATAGTTACTTACCTtacttgtttatttatttttagcctGCTAGTAAATAATGAAATGCACACATGTATTTTCAAATAATGAAAAGTGAACTAATATGAGTTTAGGATAATTGTTAATTTAGTTGATGATGAAACCTTTTCTTGTTGAGTGAGGGGCTCTACTTACAAGCTGAACCATTTAGGAAATAAATTAACATGTTTGTTTTTAGTTGGGGGCCCAATGATGAATAAATgaatacttaaatttatattaatgcaCTTAATCAAATATACATTTTGTTTATCAAATCTAGTAAATTCATGCCTTAGGATTACATTTTACTTATAAAATATCTTATATGAATGTTGGCTGGATTAAACATACAAAAATTGTtgtctttttaaattaattcagaatTCAGcttcttaaataaataataaaccaGTTTTGCAAGTATTCAAAATGTATTTTCTTTAAGTTTTAATCTATTGGCATTTTCTTTAAAGTTTAATCTTTTAAACCCATTTTCAATAAGATACGGTTCATACACCTCACtgtaaaattgttaaaaataaataaataagtatttACTTTTTCtccatatttttctttaaaatgtgACATAAATTCAGAAATGTAATATGTTCTGATCCACATCCCTTATAGTGTTAGTTTACCTCATTGGAGTATTACTTATTTGCCTCTAATTTTGGTCGTCAGAAATTACCAGTTCATTTGTACTTACAGGTAATGGAGGCGGACTTGATGCACAATGTTcatgcagaagaagaagaagaatatgtACTACTTGATCTTGATGCTGTTTCTGGGCAAGTTGACATTCCGCCAGATGCACCATATGTTCTATTTGTATGGTTGAATCTCTATAATGCTTCCCTTTATTTTCTTGCTTAATATTTGATCTTTCGGAAATTTCCACTACAATTTTAGTTGTTTAAAAATGCTATGCAAGATGCAAGTTCTTTCAGGAGacccttttttttaattatttttttctcatgagtgtccattttcttttcttttgctttttgtttttatttatttttggattATAGGGTCTTGATACGTTGAATCCAATATTGATCATAGATGACAAATTGAAGCTGGTGAGTTGATTGGGTTCCCAGATGTTGATATTCGCTTTGAGTTTTAATATCTGCAATTTTTCATGGGATTTTTCGAATTTTGGTGGTTTGATTTGTGTGTATGGTAtgtgattttaaattttcttgGTTAATGCCTCTTTCTTCCACAGATAGGAGAATATGAAGAAACAATAGGAACATGCTTGGTTTTCACTGAAGAAGGTGAGTTTATTTACTATTATTCCCTATTATTCAAAATGGAGATACCTGATCTCTTGCATAACATAATACCTCTTTTGTAATGCTCTGGCAGCTAAAAGGACTGAGTAAATGTATATTTGATCTTGGCATTGATTCTTATAGCGAGcaaaacacaaattaaatgaTTCTATTGCGTAACATTAGCTGGAGGTTGACTATGTTGCAAAATTAACTTCccgttttatgagtttttgacgTTATTGTTAAATCCCACTTTGGTTGGTTATTTGGCAAAAATATTCCACATATATTTTGGTCAATTCTCATTCCACATGGTATCTTTTGAAGTTTGAGGTAAAATCGATCCATTTTATTAAATATGGTATCGGAATCAATGTCTCTATGTCTGACCACCTACAGATGTTTAGTCCTACAACTTCATGCTCCAGTTGTCCCATCATGAATGTGGTGGTAGCTTGTTAAGTCTCATATCAGTTAGATATTGAACAGAAATTTCATACGACTTTTAGGAGCGGAGTTAAACTTCATTGATTTTATCTACATTATTTGTCTTGTTGTATATGGACAGATGTGACTGCATTGTATCCAACTCCTGTTTTTTTggctaaaatattttcacaagttttttaTTTCATGCTTTTACGTGAAGCTCTGTTTAGGAACTTGTTGCATTATTATGCTGACATGGACTTGTATTTTTCAGAAGCTCCACCATTGCTTCATGAGGAGACAGGACCATCAGAAGCGAACCTTTTCACAGGTAAATACATAATAGATCCAAATCAAGCTCCAAGTAAGCAGGTGAAGCCAGTTGCCCGTCTTCATAAGACTCTAAAGTTTAGATTGTTGTCGGATGATGATAAAGATGCTTCAGTTGAAGCAAATACACAGAAGTCGTGAACGGAGACCCTTCTGGCAGGAATTTGATTTGCCAGTTTTGCAATGAATCTGATTTGTGGGCATGGCGAGAATGTTCCGCATTAAAGTTGTAGTAATTTTGATGTGAATTAAAGAGATAGGTTCATACTTCATAGTTATCAGAGGCTTTGGCATCTGTTTAGCGTAGGTTAGCTAACACCCAATAGTAAATTAGAACAGGAAGAATTTGATATTGTCAGCTATCCAATTGCAAGAGTTGTATCAGTCTATATTTTATGACAGCTGAACGCCTCAACATAATAAAAGATGTTGATTAAATATCCGGTCCCGGTGCTGTGCAAGCAACACTGCGAGAAAAATTCTatcatgataaaaaaaaacccCATTAAGCATAAAAGGAAGCAACGATCAAGAATACAAGAAACAAAATCAATCGAACAAATCTGTTGCAGGAAAAGCAAAATAATCAAGCTTGAAAAGGGTCTGCCTAATACTTGCAAGGTTTGCACTGAAGCAAATTAGTCTATCATCAAAAGAGTGTTAATTTGAAATTCATCATTTTGCTGTGGTCACCCATATAAGTCCATCGTCAACTGTTGGACTCCATAGccaatttcatttttctttcccTTATGCATGACAACTCGATCTGTTGCATGCTGACCCACTTAAAAGCAGAACTGTTGCAAGTTTAAAGCAAATATAACCACAGAGGGATATTATAATTCATGTACAAACATGAAACTGTTAATCTTGTCAGAACTATGAAGTGTTAATTAAATGTATATGTTCGTTGTCCGTGCAATTTACCATGGTTCAGCTTCCCAACTCTCCTATTCTCATAGTTTCCCCACTTATCGAAGAGAAGGTTTGATTAAAAATTCTGCaagaaattcacaatgaatcaGTCAGAGAAGAGATGATAACCGTTACTCTTTAAATGTGATTGAAtattgataactgaaaagggaCTCGATAGAATACCTCAATTCCAAGAAAAGAAACTCAAGCAAACGACGGGAAATTGATCCATACATTGTC
This window encodes:
- the LOC110601152 gene encoding uncharacterized protein LOC110601152 isoform X1, with the translated sequence MIVVIGLSRVCRIFSGLGNSVQPTGSVWVMEADLMHNVHAEEEEEYVLLDLDAVSGQVDIPPDAPYVLFGLDTLNPILIIDDKLKLIGEYEETIGTCLVFTEEEAPPLLHEETGPSEANLFTGKYIIDPNQAPSKQVKPVARLHKTLKFRLLSDDDKDASVEANTQKS
- the LOC110601152 gene encoding uncharacterized protein LOC110601152 isoform X2 — protein: MEADLMHNVHAEEEEEYVLLDLDAVSGQVDIPPDAPYVLFGLDTLNPILIIDDKLKLIGEYEETIGTCLVFTEEEAPPLLHEETGPSEANLFTGKYIIDPNQAPSKQVKPVARLHKTLKFRLLSDDDKDASVEANTQKS